From one Acidobacteriota bacterium genomic stretch:
- a CDS encoding alkaline phosphatase family protein: MKSESRPGHSTMRLVLLAVATAPVISAALAVWTFAINDRWLTTRDLVLLAGHFFIFLMPGIALLTVAAHLWSRRVGSPPLRTAVGLYVAALFLLTWAVRFEPAHQFLSIDPHLGLIGASFLIAAILAAITIIGIAVKTAHLSGLRWAAAMVLVVIVINATFVLIVTAFEPDRERTEAIERLGLLHAGSATVASGVQPAGRLLFIGIDGLDPNIAADLTESNHLPNLRKLLESGRACGLDNENYKFSAEIWTTAYTGAPSPSNGVGAYERWSFAGLSHEIVRLPRFGFHSLWMLERVLPAAGPDWLWSSRPITSRDLERPPLWTIATRAGRHVAVFDPLPFPEAPERVDGTFVVPRMSEWEAFSSRFGRTRWTNEPDDDRNEFEKLTPLDHSKELRRERRQSRLAAEMFASQRYDLGIYYTHALDMLKHRLGPSVSAEPLSPRLAEAYQELDRTVGMLTKAFGDDATVFLMSDHGWDFGDFEHYLSPDGLVIISPAPPTSEAGRCSIQGVLPSLLALLSLPSDRMMAEPFPGIEEVQTRVASYADLEPDYWTTHENQEFTIQQLRSLGYLR; this comes from the coding sequence ATGAAGAGCGAATCCCGGCCGGGCCATTCAACGATGCGTCTCGTCCTGCTTGCGGTGGCCACGGCGCCCGTCATCTCTGCGGCGCTCGCCGTCTGGACCTTCGCAATCAACGACCGTTGGCTCACGACCCGGGATCTCGTCCTTCTCGCAGGACATTTCTTCATCTTTCTGATGCCGGGCATCGCGCTGCTGACGGTCGCCGCACATCTATGGAGCCGCCGGGTCGGCTCTCCTCCGCTCCGAACCGCCGTGGGCCTTTACGTTGCGGCCCTGTTCCTCCTGACATGGGCCGTCCGCTTCGAGCCCGCACACCAGTTTCTGTCCATCGATCCACACCTTGGACTGATCGGAGCGTCGTTCCTGATCGCTGCCATTCTGGCGGCGATCACGATCATCGGGATCGCGGTGAAAACGGCTCACCTGTCCGGGCTCCGCTGGGCCGCCGCGATGGTCCTCGTGGTCATCGTCATCAATGCGACATTTGTATTGATCGTGACGGCATTCGAGCCGGACCGTGAACGAACGGAGGCGATCGAGAGACTCGGTCTTCTTCACGCGGGCTCCGCAACCGTTGCGAGCGGCGTTCAGCCGGCCGGCCGGCTGCTCTTCATCGGTATCGACGGGCTCGATCCGAACATTGCCGCTGACCTGACCGAATCGAATCATCTTCCAAATCTCCGGAAGCTCCTCGAATCGGGACGAGCCTGCGGCCTGGATAACGAGAATTACAAATTCTCGGCGGAGATCTGGACGACTGCCTATACCGGAGCGCCATCGCCATCAAACGGCGTCGGTGCTTACGAACGATGGAGTTTCGCGGGGCTGTCGCACGAGATCGTCCGCCTGCCGCGCTTCGGATTTCATTCGCTCTGGATGCTCGAACGCGTTCTGCCGGCCGCGGGACCCGATTGGCTGTGGAGCTCGCGGCCGATCACGAGCCGCGATCTCGAGCGACCCCCGCTCTGGACGATCGCGACCAGGGCAGGCCGACATGTCGCGGTGTTCGATCCTCTTCCGTTCCCCGAGGCGCCGGAGCGAGTGGATGGAACCTTCGTCGTACCTCGCATGAGCGAATGGGAGGCATTCTCGTCCCGCTTCGGACGAACCCGGTGGACCAACGAGCCGGACGATGACCGTAATGAATTCGAGAAACTCACCCCTCTCGACCACTCGAAGGAGCTTCGTCGAGAGCGACGGCAGTCGCGTCTGGCGGCGGAGATGTTCGCCTCGCAACGCTACGACCTCGGCATCTATTACACGCACGCGCTCGACATGCTGAAGCACAGGCTCGGCCCATCGGTTTCCGCGGAACCCCTCTCACCCCGGCTTGCAGAGGCGTATCAGGAGCTCGATCGCACCGTGGGGATGCTGACGAAAGCGTTTGGCGACGACGCAACGGTCTTTCTGATGTCCGACCACGGGTGGGATTTCGGAGATTTCGAACACTATCTCTCGCCGGACGGGCTCGTCATCATTTCGCCCGCTCCCCCGACGAGCGAGGCCGGCCGATGCTCGATCCAGGGAGTTCTGCCATCGCTTCTCGCTCTGCTCAGCCTTCCGTCAGATCGAATGATGGCGGAGCCATTCCCTGGTATCGAGGAAGTCCAGACGCGAGTCGCCTCGTACGCGGACCTCGAACCGGACTACTGGACGACTCACGAAAACCAGGAGTTCACGATCCAGCAGCTCCGAAGCCTCGGATATCTCAGATGA
- a CDS encoding sulfatase-like hydrolase/transferase has protein sequence MSLWRQFRSPRSTAWSGWRAKLEGAGVWAAYGAIEALLVVYGGRFIFPDTFVPPHPAFTLVLLVIYPLAGMLLGPMAAPALVLLFLLNFATTPASLALLIPLTAGVIALAMRMNGWMVSLMLLAPLWIAREMLYGETRMVRGAAAIASIFAIAVVAFALRRSKASIPSPATLALSAAIMAGALAIVPPGPRIVPTLSVPSPAAAPNILLIVLDTVRADHMSLYGYQRRTTPHLDDFAEAATVYRRAYAPSNMTLSTMGSVFTGQFASEHGAHYDEGAAWGRALPDESLTLAEELAARGYATASIASNFAYFGDKFGLDQGFHHLDARPSRIPLGSQWNFYLRNGIGRLVESMIELPRRARLIPRPAEEITGLVLRYLDDGRPRNRTFFLTINYMDAHVPRIPPPPFDDRFEGRDPTESLDLADGLQGAMGKGNLEISGRQRAHLISQYDGAIAHVDDQLGRLFEELRTRGLYDETLIIVISDHGESFGEHGFIGHGSTNYDDQIRVPFVVKRPGQRTGTVIDEPVSLINAWAIMAEREADYPVISETFPMRGALASSPARRPGTALVDGRWKVIVGWNGNVELYDLATDSMERHNLAPSDRANEMATRVNDWRNAVEAAPRSAPAELDPETERRLRSLGYLQ, from the coding sequence ATGAGTCTCTGGCGGCAGTTCAGATCTCCGCGGAGCACTGCATGGAGCGGCTGGCGCGCAAAACTCGAGGGTGCCGGGGTATGGGCCGCGTACGGAGCCATCGAGGCGCTTCTCGTCGTCTATGGAGGACGTTTCATCTTTCCGGACACTTTCGTCCCTCCTCACCCCGCCTTCACCCTGGTCCTCCTCGTCATTTATCCGCTCGCGGGGATGCTCCTCGGCCCAATGGCGGCGCCCGCGCTGGTCCTTCTCTTCCTTCTCAATTTCGCCACAACGCCGGCTTCGCTTGCCCTCTTGATCCCGCTGACCGCCGGCGTCATCGCTCTTGCCATGAGGATGAACGGGTGGATGGTGAGCCTGATGCTCCTCGCGCCGCTCTGGATCGCGCGCGAGATGCTCTACGGCGAGACCCGTATGGTGCGAGGCGCGGCAGCCATCGCCAGCATCTTTGCAATCGCCGTAGTCGCGTTCGCGCTGCGGAGGAGCAAGGCTTCGATCCCTTCTCCGGCGACACTCGCTCTCTCCGCCGCGATTATGGCGGGAGCGCTCGCGATCGTTCCGCCAGGACCCCGTATCGTCCCGACCCTTTCGGTTCCATCCCCGGCCGCCGCACCGAACATCCTCCTGATCGTCCTCGACACCGTTCGTGCGGATCACATGTCGCTGTACGGTTACCAGAGAAGAACCACCCCTCATCTCGATGATTTTGCAGAAGCCGCGACCGTGTACCGGCGCGCGTACGCACCTTCGAACATGACGCTCTCGACGATGGGATCCGTCTTCACCGGGCAGTTCGCCTCGGAGCACGGTGCGCACTACGATGAGGGGGCGGCGTGGGGTCGGGCTCTGCCAGACGAGTCGCTGACGCTCGCTGAGGAGCTGGCGGCACGCGGTTATGCGACGGCTTCGATTGCGTCGAACTTCGCCTATTTCGGCGACAAGTTCGGTCTCGATCAGGGTTTCCATCATCTCGATGCACGACCGTCGCGCATTCCGCTTGGATCTCAATGGAATTTCTACCTTCGAAACGGGATCGGCAGACTCGTGGAATCGATGATCGAGCTCCCTCGGCGGGCGCGGCTCATCCCTCGTCCCGCCGAAGAGATCACCGGGCTCGTCCTGCGGTATCTCGATGATGGGCGGCCCAGGAACAGGACGTTCTTTCTGACGATCAACTACATGGACGCTCACGTCCCTCGGATTCCTCCGCCTCCATTCGACGATCGGTTCGAGGGGAGGGATCCAACGGAGTCGCTCGATCTCGCCGATGGCCTCCAGGGCGCGATGGGGAAGGGGAATCTCGAGATCAGTGGCAGACAACGGGCCCATCTGATCTCCCAGTACGACGGAGCGATTGCCCATGTCGACGATCAGCTCGGGCGCCTGTTCGAGGAATTGCGCACGCGCGGTCTCTACGACGAAACGCTGATCATCGTCATCTCCGATCACGGGGAGTCGTTCGGCGAACATGGATTCATCGGCCACGGTTCGACGAATTACGACGATCAGATCCGGGTGCCGTTCGTGGTGAAACGCCCGGGCCAGAGGACCGGAACGGTGATTGACGAGCCGGTGAGTCTGATCAACGCCTGGGCGATCATGGCGGAGCGGGAGGCGGACTATCCAGTGATCAGCGAAACTTTCCCGATGAGGGGCGCGCTCGCCTCCTCACCGGCGCGCCGTCCCGGCACCGCGCTCGTAGACGGGCGATGGAAGGTGATCGTGGGATGGAATGGCAACGTCGAGCTTTACGATCTTGCGACTGATTCGATGGAAAGACACAATCTGGCTCCGAGTGATCGGGCGAATGAAATGGCGACACGGGTGAATGACTGGCGCAATGCAGTGGAGGCAGCACCACGGTCGGCTCCCGCCGAGCTCGATCCCGAAACCGAAAGGCGACTACGATCCCTCGGTTATCTTCAGTGA
- a CDS encoding class I SAM-dependent methyltransferase, whose protein sequence is MSRNAKPDTGAGTTPGSRHYRAFVGDTQTYDIFSHMQFSLMTLLGLRQEHTLLDIGCGSLRAGKLFLVYLLPERYFGIEPERWLVEEGIDREIGSELAALKKPRFLYEADFPCSGFGVQFDFVLAQSIFSHASLSQIKRCLNEVRKSLKPHGLFAASFVESDHDYEGDAWVYPDTVRYRVSTIEQLAVEAGLKCRKLEWFHIGGQTWMLFHEPDYAFSIDSLATMNQIVPLKEEMTHYRMRSERLERIERHPLFRMAASVRRFIRRR, encoded by the coding sequence ATGAGCCGAAACGCGAAACCTGATACGGGAGCCGGTACCACGCCGGGCAGCCGTCACTATCGAGCCTTCGTAGGAGACACTCAGACCTACGACATCTTTTCACACATGCAGTTCTCCCTGATGACTCTGCTCGGCCTGCGCCAGGAGCACACCTTGCTCGACATCGGTTGCGGATCCCTGCGTGCGGGTAAACTCTTTCTCGTCTACCTGCTGCCCGAACGCTATTTCGGTATCGAGCCTGAGCGATGGCTCGTCGAGGAAGGAATCGACCGCGAGATTGGCTCCGAGCTCGCGGCTTTGAAGAAACCGCGATTCCTTTACGAAGCCGATTTCCCCTGCTCGGGTTTCGGCGTGCAGTTCGATTTCGTTCTTGCACAATCGATTTTCTCTCATGCTTCCCTTTCCCAGATAAAGCGTTGTTTGAACGAGGTGCGGAAATCGCTTAAGCCACACGGCCTCTTCGCAGCGAGTTTCGTGGAAAGTGACCACGACTACGAAGGGGATGCGTGGGTGTATCCAGATACCGTCCGTTATCGCGTGTCCACCATCGAACAGCTCGCGGTCGAAGCGGGGCTGAAGTGTCGGAAGCTCGAATGGTTCCACATCGGAGGGCAGACCTGGATGCTCTTCCACGAGCCGGACTACGCTTTCTCGATCGACTCGCTCGCGACGATGAATCAGATCGTTCCGTTGAAAGAGGAAATGACGCACTACCGAATGCGTTCGGAGCGCCTGGAGAGGATAGAGAGACACCCTCTTTTCAGAATGGCCGCGAGCGTGCGGCGCTTTATCAGGCGCAGGTGA
- the asnB gene encoding asparagine synthase (glutamine-hydrolyzing), producing MRVSVSGVLLGTHQIAILAAGALLMCGIGLILRSHGAAPLSRSTLARMHDDLRHRGPDGEGLLVVSESMEGTRYDFIRAIPEKELARARLVLSFRRLRIIDLDPGADAPLRRGRRWIALNGEIYNYVELRDELEREGIELSTRSDTEVALAAWERWGDDAFRRFRGMWAIFIIDLERGVLVGSRDRLGIKPMYVSAGTSRIVFGSEPATVARASDSGPRVDSYRLVEFMRGLPPQDRDGTFFEGVGPVPAASIFEIDLRDPRPPVFREFWQLEGGVDENADAGQSVTELRSLLGRSVGEHLRADVPVGILLSGGLDSSTLARLAVARLDRPVVSFTFAHKDSRLDETEFARAVIEQGGIDATFDLFSPHEGWSLARDVVMAQGEPLLGFDLLAHYRIYQMTSEHGLKVVLDGAGADEIFAGYGFYEKAHLVDLIRRGQLRAAMRDLIGAARRDGRWALRMAASVLRGELIRRRVPSYGWLDGAVETPLARWEDGPFDEALNSILFSQTFRTNLPSTLEHQDRNSMAHGVEARVPYLDHRIVELAFRLPARLKVAGGERKRVLLETARGIVSPKVTERRAKRAIVSSNEWIDLREHREQICSTIGEIPFTDPRKLEAFIEDYFYGSHDDGLAVWRAYTASLWLEGFGLS from the coding sequence GTGCGCGTCTCCGTTTCCGGAGTTCTCCTCGGGACGCATCAGATTGCGATCCTCGCCGCGGGAGCGCTGCTGATGTGCGGCATCGGTCTGATCCTCCGCAGTCACGGTGCAGCGCCCCTGTCGCGATCCACGCTCGCGCGGATGCACGACGACCTCCGCCACCGCGGTCCCGACGGCGAGGGACTTCTCGTCGTCTCCGAATCTATGGAAGGCACGCGCTACGACTTCATCAGGGCGATCCCGGAAAAAGAGCTCGCTCGGGCCCGCCTCGTCCTCTCCTTCCGGCGGCTCAGGATCATCGATCTCGATCCCGGGGCGGACGCTCCGCTGCGACGCGGCAGACGATGGATCGCTCTCAACGGCGAGATCTACAACTACGTCGAACTGAGGGACGAGCTCGAACGGGAGGGTATCGAGCTCTCGACCCGGAGCGACACCGAAGTGGCGCTCGCGGCCTGGGAACGGTGGGGAGACGACGCATTCCGGAGATTTCGGGGGATGTGGGCGATTTTCATCATCGACCTCGAACGGGGTGTGCTGGTTGGAAGCCGCGACCGGCTCGGCATCAAGCCGATGTATGTCTCGGCTGGGACCTCGCGGATCGTGTTCGGCTCCGAGCCGGCAACCGTTGCGCGAGCTTCGGACTCTGGTCCCCGCGTCGACTCCTACCGCCTCGTCGAGTTCATGCGAGGGCTTCCGCCGCAGGACCGCGACGGAACGTTTTTCGAGGGAGTCGGTCCCGTACCGGCTGCGAGCATTTTCGAGATCGATCTCCGCGACCCGAGACCGCCGGTCTTCCGCGAGTTCTGGCAACTCGAAGGGGGCGTCGACGAGAACGCGGACGCGGGCCAGTCCGTGACGGAGCTGCGCTCGCTGCTCGGCCGCTCGGTGGGCGAACATCTGCGCGCGGACGTCCCCGTCGGGATCCTTCTTTCGGGAGGGCTCGATTCGTCGACTCTCGCGCGCCTGGCGGTTGCGCGGCTCGACCGCCCGGTCGTCTCGTTCACCTTCGCGCACAAGGATTCTCGACTCGATGAAACGGAGTTCGCCCGCGCGGTCATCGAGCAGGGTGGGATCGATGCGACCTTCGACCTGTTCAGTCCCCACGAGGGCTGGAGCCTGGCGCGGGACGTCGTGATGGCGCAGGGGGAACCGCTTCTCGGATTCGATCTCCTCGCGCATTACCGGATCTACCAGATGACCTCGGAGCACGGGCTCAAAGTCGTGCTCGATGGCGCCGGTGCCGACGAGATCTTCGCCGGGTACGGCTTCTACGAAAAGGCGCATCTCGTCGATCTCATCCGCCGCGGCCAGCTCCGCGCCGCAATGCGGGATCTGATCGGCGCGGCTCGGAGGGACGGCCGGTGGGCGCTTCGGATGGCGGCATCTGTGCTCAGGGGAGAGCTCATCCGGCGCCGCGTGCCATCCTACGGCTGGCTCGACGGCGCGGTCGAGACTCCTCTCGCCAGGTGGGAGGATGGTCCATTCGACGAGGCGCTCAATTCGATTCTGTTCAGTCAGACGTTCCGCACCAACCTTCCGTCGACGCTCGAGCATCAGGATCGCAATTCGATGGCCCATGGAGTCGAAGCGCGGGTGCCCTATCTCGACCACCGGATCGTCGAGCTGGCATTTCGCCTCCCGGCGAGGCTGAAGGTTGCCGGGGGAGAGCGGAAGCGCGTGCTTCTCGAGACCGCGCGCGGGATCGTTTCACCAAAGGTCACGGAGCGAAGAGCCAAACGAGCCATCGTCTCCTCGAATGAATGGATCGATCTGCGTGAACATCGCGAGCAGATCTGCTCGACGATCGGCGAAATCCCGTTCACCGATCCGCGGAAGCTCGAGGCGTTCATCGAGGACTACTTCTACGGATCGCATGACGACGGGCTGGCGGTGTGGCGTGCCTACACGGCGTCGCTCTGGCTCGAGGGGTTCGGGCTGTCGTGA
- a CDS encoding sterol desaturase family protein, which yields MFQRITEIYHYLGDLLPEAEPWHGLARTAIVIAVFGSVVVALEIYYRRNLSRYRRKGFATDVVYSFFYQGGLYNLLIYIPVFGSLQQSLDFASLGLLESIPVVPGFILFWLVADFLGYWIHRLQHTSPLLWAFHRIHHAPEEITFLTSNRNHVFDQFIANAIMFVPILILGVPKTVWIPMLIAHSLLESLQHAALAWKFGPLYRVVVSPLFHNLHHSADENEYNGNYAKILSVWDFVFGTAVDRDELPRRYGIEGVQIPDSFRGQLLTPFVDIWRERIRTPKRVSPAS from the coding sequence ATGTTCCAACGCATCACTGAAATCTATCATTACCTGGGCGATCTTCTCCCCGAAGCGGAACCGTGGCATGGCCTGGCGCGGACAGCGATCGTGATCGCGGTATTCGGCTCGGTCGTGGTCGCGCTCGAGATCTACTATCGCCGGAACCTCTCGCGCTACCGGCGGAAGGGCTTCGCGACGGACGTGGTTTACAGCTTCTTCTATCAGGGCGGGCTCTACAACCTGCTCATTTACATTCCGGTCTTCGGCTCGCTCCAGCAGAGCCTCGACTTCGCGAGTCTGGGTCTCCTCGAATCGATCCCCGTGGTTCCGGGCTTCATCCTGTTCTGGCTCGTCGCGGACTTCCTGGGGTATTGGATCCACCGGCTGCAGCACACCTCTCCGCTCCTCTGGGCCTTCCACAGGATTCATCACGCTCCAGAGGAGATTACGTTTTTGACTTCAAATCGGAACCACGTGTTCGATCAGTTCATCGCGAACGCGATCATGTTCGTACCGATTCTGATTCTCGGCGTCCCGAAAACGGTCTGGATTCCGATGCTGATTGCCCACTCGCTGCTGGAGTCGCTGCAGCACGCGGCCCTCGCCTGGAAGTTCGGCCCGCTCTACCGGGTCGTCGTCAGCCCACTTTTCCACAACCTCCACCACTCGGCGGACGAGAACGAGTACAACGGCAACTACGCGAAGATCCTCTCTGTCTGGGATTTCGTCTTCGGGACGGCGGTGGACCGCGACGAGCTGCCCAGGCGCTACGGAATCGAGGGAGTGCAAATCCCCGATTCATTCAGAGGTCAGCTGCTGACGCCGTTCGTCGATATCTGGCGTGAACGGATTCGAACCCCGAAGAGAGTGTCCCCCGCGTCATGA
- a CDS encoding sterol desaturase family protein, which produces MNWFEEIIATLPVGEIPSLTMKSLGFYAALVVGFVVLERVLGKDVQRYRQKTVAYDFIYCIFYNGGYLTLIVFPFLKITEWSLAPHGIDLLPGMSMIPAVIIFYLATDFVFYWSHRALHSKLLWPFHSIHHSQRELTFLTTARFHVFDVMFLTLTTAVPAVLLGFPSQAVYLTVLLMAQDKVQHANLDWTYGPLYGLFVSPRFHRIHHSAEPDAHGHNFGRLFSVWDYVFGTAHHSKEEPAEFGVRDLELPESFRAHFTYPFRTLWSMYGRPRKPTESRVY; this is translated from the coding sequence ATGAACTGGTTCGAAGAGATCATCGCGACCCTGCCGGTCGGCGAGATTCCGAGCCTCACGATGAAGAGTCTCGGCTTCTACGCCGCGCTCGTGGTCGGATTCGTCGTTCTCGAGCGGGTGCTCGGGAAGGATGTTCAGCGCTATCGCCAGAAGACGGTCGCCTACGACTTCATCTACTGCATCTTCTACAACGGCGGTTACCTGACACTGATCGTCTTCCCCTTCCTCAAGATCACCGAGTGGTCACTCGCACCTCACGGAATCGATCTGCTGCCGGGGATGTCGATGATCCCGGCCGTCATCATCTTTTATCTGGCGACCGACTTCGTGTTCTACTGGTCGCATCGCGCGCTCCACTCGAAACTGCTGTGGCCGTTTCACTCGATCCACCACTCGCAGCGCGAGCTCACATTTCTGACGACGGCGCGATTCCACGTGTTTGACGTGATGTTCCTGACGCTGACGACGGCGGTGCCCGCAGTGCTTCTCGGATTCCCGAGCCAAGCCGTCTATCTGACGGTTCTGCTCATGGCGCAGGACAAGGTGCAGCACGCCAACCTCGACTGGACGTATGGCCCCCTCTACGGGCTCTTCGTGAGCCCGCGGTTCCATCGGATCCATCACTCGGCGGAGCCGGACGCGCACGGTCACAACTTCGGGCGGCTCTTCTCGGTCTGGGACTACGTGTTCGGCACGGCGCATCACAGCAAGGAAGAGCCCGCGGAGTTCGGTGTCCGGGACCTCGAGCTTCCGGAATCGTTCCGCGCGCATTTCACCTACCCGTTCCGGACGCTCTGGTCGATGTACGGCAGGCCGCGCAAGCCGACCGAGTCACGGGTCTACTGA
- a CDS encoding aspartyl/asparaginyl beta-hydroxylase domain-containing protein, which yields MGQLNRFLAPYPIAVRAPLDFETAAIMAEVRPFPEEWWQVHEGPYHNGGWESVSLWAQGGDRTNQRSRGAGFAATEALERTPALQVAIDRFPGERNRVRLMRLRPGGIIRRHSDPMEEIDPNLVRLHVPLQTNDRVTFTVADRVVRMREGETWRVDVRFPHAVRNDGASDRIHLVVDLLISPELDDLLSAGDPVGHGRLTGYFIRQSIPRRIRLKLGLAN from the coding sequence ATGGGTCAACTCAATCGTTTCCTGGCGCCGTACCCGATCGCGGTCCGCGCGCCTCTCGACTTCGAAACCGCGGCCATCATGGCCGAGGTTCGCCCATTTCCCGAGGAATGGTGGCAGGTCCACGAGGGGCCGTACCACAACGGCGGGTGGGAGTCCGTTTCGCTCTGGGCGCAGGGCGGCGACCGGACGAATCAGCGGAGCCGGGGAGCCGGCTTCGCGGCCACCGAGGCGCTGGAGCGCACCCCTGCACTACAGGTGGCGATCGACCGTTTCCCGGGGGAGCGAAACCGGGTGAGACTGATGCGGCTGCGACCCGGCGGGATCATTCGCCGCCACTCCGACCCGATGGAGGAGATCGATCCGAATCTGGTCCGGCTCCACGTCCCGCTCCAGACCAACGATCGCGTCACCTTCACCGTGGCCGACCGCGTCGTCCGGATGAGAGAAGGGGAGACCTGGCGCGTCGACGTCCGCTTTCCCCATGCGGTTCGGAACGACGGCGCGAGCGACCGGATCCATCTCGTGGTCGACCTTCTGATCTCGCCGGAGCTCGACGATCTTCTCTCCGCGGGCGATCCGGTGGGACATGGCCGCCTGACGGGCTACTTCATCCGCCAGTCGATTCCAAGAAGGATCCGGCTGAAGCTCGGCCTCGCCAACTGA
- a CDS encoding PqqD family protein encodes MSTTKSDTRYRSNPAVEAAPLQNESVLFNPETNRFCLLNRTMAFIWSNLEGSPTERELIDQVCNKYSGTSRETVESDVRAALESLVDLGLVAVEDQSVEQSAS; translated from the coding sequence ATGAGCACCACCAAATCCGATACTCGTTACCGCAGCAATCCCGCGGTGGAGGCGGCTCCGCTTCAGAACGAGTCAGTGCTCTTCAATCCGGAAACGAACCGCTTCTGCCTCCTCAATCGAACGATGGCGTTCATCTGGTCGAATCTCGAGGGCTCGCCTACCGAGCGCGAGCTGATCGATCAGGTCTGCAACAAGTATTCGGGTACGAGCCGCGAAACGGTGGAGTCGGATGTCCGAGCGGCGCTCGAATCCCTCGTTGACCTCGGCCTGGTCGCCGTGGAAGATCAATCCGTGGAACAAAGCGCTTCGTGA
- a CDS encoding ferritin-like domain-containing protein has protein sequence MNRETIEIRGFTLRKDPAREECFTVVHRDVDMHEYADMSLVARQERLHRHMNNEIGGIEIAAQMLVDFPDAPWELRMELARQCWDETRHVELLHRRLVELGGHKGQFPISNFEWCVTNLLDHIAARLALQNRTLEAGQMDILGKITRAWREVGDDETARVLEGILADEIQHVRFANQWIRRMVEKDRRVLLAVANAMVTLRRANDALAPEPGEVNKVGVPVSNPNNKTLDVNITDRKIADFTDEEIEVVLRQAGFKSIAPTDKGAGATA, from the coding sequence ATGAACCGCGAAACGATCGAAATCAGAGGCTTCACTCTACGAAAGGACCCCGCCCGCGAGGAGTGTTTCACCGTCGTCCACCGCGACGTCGACATGCACGAGTATGCGGACATGTCGCTCGTGGCGAGACAGGAGCGACTCCACCGGCACATGAACAACGAGATCGGCGGGATCGAGATCGCGGCGCAGATGCTGGTTGACTTTCCCGACGCTCCGTGGGAGCTGCGGATGGAGCTCGCGCGTCAGTGCTGGGACGAAACGCGTCACGTGGAGCTGCTCCACCGGCGGCTCGTGGAGCTGGGGGGCCACAAGGGGCAGTTCCCGATCTCCAACTTCGAATGGTGCGTGACGAATCTCCTCGACCACATTGCCGCCCGCCTGGCGCTGCAGAACCGCACCCTCGAGGCTGGGCAGATGGACATCCTCGGCAAGATCACGCGCGCCTGGCGGGAGGTCGGCGACGATGAGACTGCGCGCGTGCTCGAAGGCATTCTGGCCGACGAGATTCAGCACGTTCGCTTCGCCAACCAGTGGATTCGACGAATGGTGGAAAAGGACAGACGAGTTCTGCTCGCAGTCGCAAACGCGATGGTAACTCTTCGAAGGGCAAACGATGCTCTTGCGCCGGAGCCCGGCGAAGTCAACAAAGTCGGGGTGCCCGTGTCGAATCCAAACAATAAGACTCTCGATGTGAATATCACGGATCGAAAAATAGCCGATTTCACGGATGAGGAAATCGAAGTAGTGCTGCGGCAGGCGGGATTCAAGTCGATCGCGCCAACCGACAAAGGCGCAGGGGCAACAGCGTGA
- a CDS encoding DUF455 family protein, which yields MPEHLFGDEPARDERFHVEQRWINLANYANGDPKKEFEFFHRQMNEEINGLENSARCISDFPDVDWDLRMQLARQCSDEARHVVMFREIFERRGGEVGQFPIINFQYRIITRLDSLAARMAVQNRSFEADGLDAIRFALEEARESGDEELATLFDAQLADEINHVRFANQWIHILAKRNPAVVLSVARALTEAQQAFQSTMEGDTATVRYEVNDQVRKEAGFDENEVRLAREASIQRRVGGTS from the coding sequence TTGCCAGAGCATCTGTTCGGCGACGAGCCAGCGCGGGATGAAAGATTTCACGTCGAGCAGAGATGGATCAATCTCGCGAACTACGCCAACGGCGATCCGAAGAAGGAGTTCGAGTTCTTCCATCGCCAGATGAACGAGGAGATCAACGGGCTCGAGAACTCGGCTCGCTGCATCAGCGACTTTCCCGATGTGGACTGGGATCTCCGGATGCAGCTCGCCCGGCAATGCTCGGACGAAGCCCGTCACGTCGTGATGTTCCGCGAGATTTTCGAGCGGCGCGGAGGGGAAGTCGGGCAGTTCCCGATCATCAACTTCCAGTACCGGATCATCACCCGTCTCGACTCGCTCGCAGCGAGGATGGCCGTGCAGAACCGGAGCTTCGAAGCGGACGGGCTCGATGCGATCCGCTTCGCACTCGAAGAGGCGCGCGAGAGCGGGGACGAGGAGCTGGCGACGCTTTTCGATGCGCAGCTCGCCGATGAGATCAACCATGTCCGCTTCGCCAATCAGTGGATCCACATTCTCGCGAAGCGCAATCCGGCGGTCGTGCTGAGCGTTGCGCGGGCGCTCACCGAGGCGCAGCAGGCATTTCAGTCGACGATGGAGGGGGATACGGCAACGGTCAGGTACGAAGTCAATGATCAGGTTCGGAAAGAGGCAGGCTTCGACGAGAACGAGGTACGTCTCGCGCGAGAGGCCTCGATCCAGCGGAGGGTCGGCGGGACGTCATGA